One Malus domestica chromosome 11, GDT2T_hap1 genomic region harbors:
- the LOC103448013 gene encoding putative phospholipid:diacylglycerol acyltransferase 2, which translates to MASRSILRFRKLCYVEPVSSPSVKFRSFQTSEVEGTDESSVEKKQWKRKKQQRGWRCIDSCCWVIGYMCTAWWVLLLLYHSLPVTLTGFQVPESPGTRLKGEGLTALHPVVLVPGIVTGGLELWEGRPCAEGLFRKRLWGGGFTEIFKRPLCWLEHLSLHNETGLDPPGIRVRAVPGLVAADYFAPGYFVWAVLIENLAKIGYEGKNMHMSAYDWRLSFQNTEIRDQALSRLKSKIELMYVTNGYKKVVVVPHSMGAIYFLHFMKWVESPPPIGGGGGPSWCAKHIKAIMNIGPAFLGVPKAVSNIFSAEGKDVAYIRAMAPGVLDSEFLGLQTFEHVMRASRTWDSIVSILPKGGDAIWGNLDWSPEDGQSCYQARKGYLQSTTGDNNFSRNDGNSVFQVKEPVKYGRIISFGKESSQLSSSQLPRLDLKDLIHKDLATNSKSSCGAVWTEYDEVSSESIRRITENKAYTAQTLFDLLRFVAPKLMRRAEAHFSHGIADNLDDPKYAHYKYWSNPLETKLPVAPNMEIYCLYGVGIPTERSYVYKMSPSNKCKSIPFRIDGSADGEAGSCLKNGIHFVDGDDSVPVLSAGFMCAKGWRGRTRFNPSGIATYIREYRHKPPASFLEGRGIESGAHVDIMGNVALIEDVLRVAAGANGAQTGGDRIYSDIMRISERINLQM; encoded by the exons ATGGCTTCGAGATCGATTCTCCGGTTTCGAAAACTCTGCTACGTTGAGCCTGTGAGCTCCCCTTCTGTAAAGTTTCGATCTTTTCAGACCTCAGAAGTTGAAGGGACAGATGAGAGTTCCGTGGAGAAGAAGCAATGGAAGAGGAAGAAGCAGCAGAGGGGGTGGAGGTGCATAGATAGCTGCTGTTGGGTCATTGGGTACATGTGCACTGCTTGGTGGGTTCTTTTGTTATTGTACCACAGCTTGCCGGTCACTTTGACCGGCTTTCAGGTGCCGGAATCTCCAGGGACAAGGCTTAAAGGTGAAGGCCTGACTGCCCTTCACCCTGTTGTTCTTGTCCCCGGCATTGTGACCGGTGGCCTCGAGCTCTGGGAAGGCAGGCCTTGTGCCGAGGGGCTTTTTCGAAAGCGGCTTTGGGGTGGTGGTTTCACCGAAATCTTCAAAAG GCCTTTGTGTTGGTTAGAGCATCTGTCTCTGCACAATGAAACGGGGCTCGATCCTCCGGGAATTCGAGTCAGGGCAGTTCCGGGACTTGTTGCAGCTGACTATTTTGCTCCTGGATATTTTGTTTGGGCTGTTTTGATCGAAAACTTGGCGAAAATTGGTTACGAAGGGAAGAATATGCATATGTCTGCGTATGATTGGCGGCTATCTTTCCAAAATACAGAG ATTCGGGACCAAGCTCTTAGTAGATTGAAGAGTAAAATTGAGCTTATGTACGTAACGAATGGATATAAGAAAGTGGTTGTGGTGCCTCATTCTATGGGTGCAATTTATTTTCTCCACTTCATGAAATGGGTTGAATCACCTCCTCCtataggtggtggtggtggtccaAGCTGGTGTGCCAAGCACATTAAAGCAATCATGAATATCGGTCCAGCATTTCTTGGTGTTCCAAAAGCTGTTAGTAATATATTTTCTGCTGAGGGTAAAGATGTCGCGTACATCAG AGCTATGGCTCCGGGTGTTTTAGATTCTGAATTTCTTGGGCTTCAAACCTTTGAGCACGTCATGCGGGCAAGTCGAACCTGGGATTCCATAGTTTCCATATTGCCAAAAGGTGGAGATGCCATCTGGGGCAATTTGGATTGGTCTCCTGAAGATGGGCAGAGCTGTTACCAGGCAAGGAAAGGATATCTACAGTCCACTACTGGTGACAACAATTTCAGCCGCAACGATGGAAATAGTGTTTTCCAAGTAAAAGAACCTGTGAAATATGGAAGAATAATCTCTTTTGGCAAGGAATCTTCACAATTATCTTCTTCACAGCTTCCTAGGCTTGATTTGAAG GATCTAATACACAAAGATTTGGCCACAAATTCCAAGTCATCGTGTGGAGCGGTGTGGACTGAATATGATGAGGTAAGCAGTGAAAGCATCAGAAGAATTACAGAAAATAAGGCTTACACAGCTCAAACACTTTTTGATCTACTACGTTTTGTGGCTCCAAAATTGATGCGACGGGCTGAGGCTCACTTCTCTCATGGGATAGCTGATAACCTTGATGATCCTAAATACGCCCATTACAAGTACTGGTCCAATCCACTAGAGACCAA GTTACCGGTTGCTCCAAACATGGAAATATACTGTTTATATGGCGTTGGAATCCCCACTGAAAGATCATATGTATACAAGATGTCTCCTTCTAACAAGTGCAAAAGCATTCCATTCCGGATTGATGGTTCAGCAGATGGAGAGGCAGGAAGTTGTCTGAAAAATGGAATACATTTTGTGGATGGTGACGATAGTGTGCCTGTATTGAGTGCAGGTTTCATGTGTGCCAAAGGATGGAGAGGAAGAACGAGATTCAACCCATCTGGTATTGCTACTTACATAAGGGAGTACCGGCACAAGCCACCGGCTAGTTTCCTTGAGGGGAGGGGTATAGAGAGTGGTGCACATGTTGACATCATGGGAAACGTTGCATTAATTGAAGATGTTCTCAGGGTTGCTGCCGGAGCAAATGGTGCACAGACCGGAGGTGATAGGATTTACTCAGATATCATGAGAATATCTGAGAGAATAAATCTACAGATGTAA